One genomic segment of Desulforamulus reducens MI-1 includes these proteins:
- a CDS encoding IS110 family transposase, with protein sequence MNYKQKQRIEQLTESTLIIGADIAKSKHVARAQDFRGIELGKRLVFDNTRAGLTKLMHWIRTLMVEHGKDHALVGIEPTGHYWLPMAEFLRKEGVPVVVVNPLHVKRSKELDDNSPTKNDIKDARVIAQLVKDGRYSEPNLPTGVYAELRVGMVQRDRLNQDLNRVKGRIHNWLDRYFPEYTSVFKDWEGKASLMILNTCPLPREVIKTGTEAIVTLWKTEIKRAVGIKRANKLMQVARESIGLSTGIEFARHEIRMLLEQYDILCKQMEILMEAVQELLQQIPGSTEMMTIPGVGLVTVAGFLAEVGDLKGYEHGQQIIKLAGLNLKENSSGKHKGQSRISKRGRPRLRALLFKTVLVMVAKNREFKAIHQYLITRHGNPLKKKQSIVALCGKLIRILFTIGSKQTPYDAEQVLGVVRQEQLQEAA encoded by the coding sequence ATGAATTATAAACAAAAACAAAGAATTGAGCAACTCACTGAATCAACTTTAATTATTGGAGCCGATATTGCCAAATCTAAACACGTGGCACGTGCCCAGGATTTTAGGGGTATCGAGTTGGGGAAACGCTTGGTCTTTGACAACACTAGGGCGGGCTTAACCAAGCTGATGCATTGGATTAGAACCTTGATGGTAGAGCACGGTAAGGATCATGCTCTGGTAGGTATCGAACCCACAGGACACTACTGGTTACCAATGGCTGAGTTTTTGCGCAAAGAAGGTGTACCAGTTGTAGTTGTAAATCCGTTGCATGTTAAGAGAAGCAAGGAATTAGATGATAACTCGCCCACAAAGAACGACATCAAAGATGCAAGGGTAATTGCCCAATTAGTAAAAGATGGCCGTTACTCAGAACCCAACTTACCCACAGGTGTCTATGCGGAACTGCGGGTGGGAATGGTTCAAAGGGACCGTCTTAATCAAGACCTTAACCGAGTAAAAGGTAGAATCCACAACTGGCTTGACCGGTACTTCCCCGAGTACACAAGTGTTTTCAAAGATTGGGAAGGCAAAGCATCCTTGATGATATTAAATACTTGTCCACTCCCCCGGGAAGTCATCAAAACAGGCACAGAGGCAATTGTAACCCTGTGGAAAACTGAGATTAAACGGGCAGTTGGTATAAAAAGAGCTAACAAACTAATGCAGGTTGCTAGAGAATCCATCGGACTATCCACAGGGATAGAGTTTGCCCGTCATGAAATAAGGATGCTACTTGAACAATATGACATCCTGTGCAAACAGATGGAAATCCTGATGGAAGCAGTTCAAGAGTTACTGCAACAAATACCTGGAAGCACAGAAATGATGACCATTCCAGGAGTCGGTTTGGTTACAGTAGCCGGATTTCTTGCAGAAGTAGGCGACTTAAAAGGATATGAACATGGGCAACAAATCATAAAGTTGGCGGGCCTAAACCTAAAAGAGAACAGTTCTGGTAAACACAAGGGACAATCACGAATCAGTAAACGGGGGCGCCCCCGGCTGCGGGCCTTGTTATTTAAGACTGTGTTAGTCATGGTTGCAAAAAACCGAGAGTTTAAGGCCATCCACCAATATTTAATAACAAGGCATGGAAATCCCTTAAAGAAAAAGCAATCCATAGTTGCCCTCTGTGGAAAATTGATTCGTATTTTGTTCACCATAGGCAGTAAACAAACTCCATATGACGCGGAGCAAGTATTAGGCGTTGTACGCCAAGAGCAATTACAGGAAGCTGCTTAA
- a CDS encoding ArdC-like ssDNA-binding domain-containing protein — MKLASGMQGFMLIIINILLKRFNLSKKRICKEMPTGCILPGRAHPDIFIDEKIKENIDKILEMFETGNMPAAIARTVIRAQEGFELPSDKWSLGNQIIMMAHNTEDARGFKQWQEVGRFVKKGAKAFYILGPMCKRIKNKEDDREKIIITCFKSIPVFRYEDTEGAEVEYPDYLPKEPPPLWDVAEKMGIQVNYRPFTGEAFGSITTDGRKMTLRTHDVKTYFHELGHGAHGTFKKLKGGQHEDQEIVAETVACVLCELYGYHGYIYHGFRYIKHYAGAKDGKESARAIMAVLSDVKQCLDIILSLAEPLEELTAA, encoded by the coding sequence ATGAAGCTGGCCAGTGGTATGCAAGGATTTATGTTAATCATCATCAATATCCTGCTTAAGCGATTTAATCTAAGTAAAAAAAGAATATGTAAGGAGATGCCTACCGGGTGTATTTTGCCCGGTAGGGCGCACCCGGACATATTTATAGACGAAAAAATCAAGGAAAATATTGATAAAATATTGGAAATGTTCGAGACAGGAAATATGCCTGCGGCCATTGCCCGGACAGTTATTCGAGCACAAGAAGGTTTTGAGTTACCCTCGGACAAGTGGAGCCTGGGAAATCAAATAATCATGATGGCCCATAATACTGAGGATGCCCGGGGATTTAAGCAATGGCAAGAAGTAGGCAGATTCGTAAAAAAGGGGGCTAAAGCCTTCTATATACTTGGGCCTATGTGCAAAAGAATTAAAAACAAGGAAGACGATAGGGAGAAGATCATCATAACGTGTTTTAAAAGTATTCCTGTTTTTCGGTATGAAGACACCGAAGGGGCAGAAGTTGAGTATCCGGATTATTTACCAAAAGAGCCCCCACCATTATGGGATGTTGCTGAGAAAATGGGTATTCAAGTAAACTACCGTCCTTTTACCGGTGAGGCATTTGGCAGTATTACAACCGACGGCCGTAAGATGACCTTAAGAACCCACGATGTAAAAACTTATTTTCATGAGTTGGGTCATGGAGCCCACGGAACATTTAAGAAACTGAAGGGCGGCCAGCACGAGGACCAGGAGATTGTTGCTGAAACGGTTGCCTGTGTGTTGTGTGAGTTATATGGTTACCATGGTTATATTTATCATGGCTTTCGTTATATCAAGCACTATGCAGGAGCAAAGGACGGAAAAGAATCTGCCAGAGCAATTATGGCTGTCTTATCCGATGTAAAGCAATGTCTGGACATTATCCTTTCATTGGCAGAGCCCCTAGAAGAGTTGACAGCAGCATAA
- a CDS encoding class II glutamine amidotransferase: protein MCRLFLSNKAGLDRLGPQGVKDLFEILEVSMGGHGNGVAYIKNGKLYLRKGTRLTVKKVAELAFEQGIEWFIFHTRWASVGSVSNRNCHPFRHGRIVAAMNGTETGLKSLSRAMGGITDTEASVISIASISTGLPPEEVAKRFNELNSVFVGFVKEKNGYVPFASVGSLLGDLQVYVDDDAIIMASELPLKDQSKIMDALEGFYWAGGPMPEEFLIHTDMVSRRKKRSGIYYEYPEDYDYYYGLTKRK from the coding sequence ATGTGCAGACTATTTCTCAGTAATAAAGCTGGACTGGATCGGCTGGGTCCCCAAGGAGTAAAAGATCTATTTGAAATTCTGGAAGTAAGCATGGGGGGACATGGTAACGGAGTCGCTTATATTAAGAACGGAAAGTTATATTTAAGAAAAGGGACAAGACTTACAGTTAAAAAAGTCGCCGAACTAGCCTTTGAACAGGGTATAGAGTGGTTTATCTTTCATACTCGGTGGGCCAGTGTAGGAAGTGTCTCTAATAGGAATTGTCATCCTTTTCGTCACGGGAGAATTGTTGCAGCCATGAATGGAACTGAGACAGGTCTGAAGTCTCTTTCTAGGGCTATGGGAGGTATTACGGATACGGAAGCTTCCGTTATATCCATAGCATCCATAAGCACCGGTTTGCCACCAGAAGAAGTTGCTAAAAGATTTAATGAGTTAAATTCTGTATTTGTTGGCTTTGTCAAAGAAAAAAACGGCTATGTTCCCTTTGCCAGTGTCGGTTCTCTTTTGGGAGATTTGCAGGTTTATGTGGATGATGATGCGATTATCATGGCATCGGAATTACCCTTGAAAGATCAGTCAAAAATCATGGATGCTTTGGAAGGTTTTTATTGGGCAGGTGGTCCAATGCCAGAAGAATTTTTAATTCATACAGATATGGTAAGCAGACGCAAAAAACGTTCTGGTATTTATTACGAATACCCTGAAGACTATGATTATTACTATGGATTAACAAAAAGAAAGTAG
- a CDS encoding DUF6338 family protein: MQTLKPDTIYLILLLVLPGLLSQSVFNSMVSTKHKQEKNIYNAILHSMLIYVLVYPFVVLILGVNIVNIESISKLVTMNRWAPLITVSVMVVASCGWGVLYEKIYTSNKLKNFFRKFGEAAEPPNIFAALLVEEYWQKDAYFWIVAKTKVEGQDGLIDGFIEGSVEKVAVEQDPREIYLTKVSYLDHKRNVVLSLPENAGVVLKVDQYEVVEITTIPKDQE; this comes from the coding sequence ATGCAAACATTAAAACCGGATACAATTTATCTCATCCTATTGCTGGTTCTCCCGGGCCTACTTAGCCAAAGTGTCTTTAACTCCATGGTTTCCACCAAACACAAGCAGGAGAAGAATATATATAATGCAATTCTTCACAGCATGCTAATCTATGTTTTGGTTTATCCTTTTGTCGTACTGATTTTAGGGGTAAATATTGTAAACATAGAGTCTATAAGTAAATTGGTTACCATGAACCGTTGGGCTCCGCTTATAACAGTGTCGGTTATGGTTGTTGCAAGCTGTGGCTGGGGAGTATTGTATGAAAAAATATATACCAGCAATAAGTTAAAAAACTTCTTCCGAAAATTCGGTGAGGCAGCCGAACCGCCTAATATTTTTGCCGCCCTTCTTGTTGAGGAATACTGGCAAAAGGATGCATATTTTTGGATTGTGGCAAAGACAAAAGTTGAAGGTCAGGATGGGCTAATCGATGGATTTATTGAGGGTAGTGTAGAAAAGGTTGCTGTTGAACAAGATCCCCGGGAGATTTACCTAACCAAGGTATCGTACCTGGATCACAAAAGGAACGTTGTTCTATCGCTTCCGGAGAATGCTGGGGTAGTGCTTAAGGTGGATCAGTACGAAGTCGTTGAAATAACAACTATTCCAAAGGATCAGGAATAA